From the genome of Vicinamibacteria bacterium:
CCCTGTGCGCGTACGCGCTCCGTGCGAGCGCCGCAGAAGAGCACGAGATAGCAGCGCATTACCGTGATCCCGTTGAGGGCCGATGCGAGCAGGACCAGAGCTCCTCGAAACGGTGTCTCGGTAAAAGCTCCATGCGCCAGCGCCTCCTGCCCGGCGAATCCGAGTGTTCCGGGAAAGCCCACACTCGCGAGTCCGAGGAAGAGAAAGGACACCGCGAGAAACGAGGTCCGTTCGTAGCCTCCCGCAAA
Proteins encoded in this window:
- a CDS encoding oxidoreductase; this encodes FAGGYERTSFLAVSFLFLGLASVGFPGTLGFAGQEALAHGAFTETPFRGALVLLASALNGITVMRCYLVLFCGARTERVRAQGVRPRERLSFLVLVLILFLGGLFPQPFLRSRERAAEIIFDARARRASESFLDRSR